The Geoglobus acetivorans genome window below encodes:
- a CDS encoding ATPase domain-containing protein: MDELVKVKTGIPGFDEIMNGGIVKNSIVLLAGHPGSGKSTFGAQFIYSGALHHGEPGIYVSFAENRSEFYRNMRTIGLDFDRLDEKDFRFIEALTIADKEALDAIATSILETADEISAKRLVIDSITALIALLREKEVRSFLHSTLTRIAKSMGLTTILIADMPIGATTIGHGVEEFIVDGVIVLELTSLRGLTRRLLRIKKMRGVLIPHSAYEFIITDRGVRLYVPLEPMLSGSIGRKRLSTGIPELDKMLGGGLRKGSITLVSGPSGTGKTMIALMFCIEGIISGERVVYLSYEESAEQLKNVIRDMKFDLGKLEDNLKIVSYSPQKLTPGLHYEFFRKIHDEFGPSRLVVDGLGALERHYGREEFLEVARNFALLSKAKGTTVVMTALKNLVGGEIAELSTIADNIIALWFEREKDEIKRRITILKERGSTHDKRIRSMDFKEGRVIIW, from the coding sequence ATGGATGAGCTGGTGAAGGTGAAAACGGGCATACCCGGCTTCGATGAGATAATGAATGGAGGGATTGTAAAAAACAGCATAGTGCTGCTGGCCGGCCATCCCGGTTCTGGAAAGAGCACATTTGGGGCGCAGTTTATCTATTCCGGAGCGCTTCACCATGGTGAACCCGGAATTTATGTTAGTTTTGCTGAAAACAGGAGTGAGTTTTACAGGAACATGCGTACCATTGGCCTTGATTTTGATAGGCTTGATGAAAAGGATTTCAGGTTCATTGAAGCACTCACAATTGCTGATAAGGAAGCATTGGATGCAATTGCCACATCCATTCTGGAAACTGCTGATGAGATCTCTGCTAAACGACTGGTCATAGACTCTATAACTGCATTAATTGCTCTTTTGAGAGAGAAAGAGGTAAGGTCTTTTCTGCATTCAACTTTGACGCGGATAGCCAAATCCATGGGGCTTACCACAATTTTGATTGCTGACATGCCTATTGGGGCTACCACTATTGGCCATGGTGTGGAGGAATTCATAGTTGATGGAGTCATAGTGCTGGAGTTAACCTCACTTAGAGGACTCACGAGGAGGCTTTTGAGAATAAAGAAAATGAGGGGAGTACTGATACCACACTCAGCATACGAATTCATCATAACTGATAGGGGTGTGAGGTTGTATGTTCCACTGGAACCAATGCTTTCAGGGTCTATAGGGAGAAAAAGACTGTCTACAGGGATACCGGAACTGGATAAAATGCTCGGAGGCGGTTTACGTAAAGGGTCCATTACGCTCGTTTCTGGACCAAGCGGTACTGGTAAAACCATGATCGCCCTAATGTTCTGCATCGAGGGCATCATTAGCGGGGAGAGGGTGGTCTACCTGAGTTATGAGGAATCGGCTGAGCAGCTCAAGAATGTCATTCGAGATATGAAGTTTGATCTCGGTAAGCTTGAAGACAATTTGAAGATTGTTTCATACAGCCCTCAGAAATTGACACCCGGGTTACATTATGAATTTTTCAGGAAAATCCACGATGAATTCGGACCGTCAAGGCTTGTTGTGGACGGGTTGGGGGCTTTAGAACGTCACTATGGTAGGGAAGAGTTCTTAGAAGTGGCGAGAAATTTTGCTTTACTGTCCAAGGCTAAGGGGACAACGGTGGTAATGACTGCTCTTAAAAACTTGGTTGGCGGAGAGATTGCTGAGCTTAGCACCATAGCTGACAACATAATAGCTCTCTGGTTTGAACGCGAGAAAGATGAGATAAAGCGTAGAATTACAATTTTGAAAGAGAGGGGGTCCACTCATGATAAAAGAATCAGATCCATGGATTTCAAAGAAGGGAGAGTTATAATCTGGTGA
- a CDS encoding ABC transporter substrate-binding protein, with product MRIGYLSTLYHTSHMLKAKGLVRAEWKIYGTGMEIVKALEEKRIDLAYVGLTPVIFAIDKGVDIFCISGGHVEGTVIAGRFEGRFPDCLESKKIGVPARGSIHDVILRSYLAELDFQVVNYPWAEMILDDFAEGKLDGVCGTPNLAILAKRYGAVICGRPSDIWPWNPSYGIAVRRDFFEESCDTLREFLIKHEWATNILREAVDYSGAFLENYIRGELDHLTIKDMLTLSPKYCASLPDEYVSSTQTLAALMKKLGYVENSLKKSDVFNFDLISEVHPQREHYSVWKNGKTEK from the coding sequence GTGAGGATCGGTTATCTGTCCACACTTTACCACACGTCGCACATGCTAAAAGCAAAGGGACTCGTCAGAGCAGAGTGGAAAATATATGGCACAGGGATGGAGATTGTAAAGGCTCTTGAAGAGAAAAGGATAGACCTTGCATACGTGGGACTCACTCCCGTGATTTTCGCAATCGATAAGGGTGTTGACATATTCTGCATCTCAGGTGGACACGTGGAGGGGACTGTCATTGCCGGAAGGTTCGAGGGCAGATTTCCGGATTGCCTCGAGAGTAAAAAAATAGGAGTCCCTGCGAGGGGGAGCATACACGACGTCATACTGAGAAGTTACCTCGCAGAGCTTGACTTCCAAGTGGTCAACTACCCCTGGGCCGAGATGATTCTCGATGACTTTGCGGAAGGTAAGCTCGATGGCGTATGCGGGACACCCAACCTCGCAATACTGGCCAAGAGGTATGGAGCGGTGATTTGCGGCAGACCTTCAGATATATGGCCCTGGAACCCGAGCTATGGTATCGCTGTGAGAAGAGACTTTTTTGAAGAGAGCTGCGACACATTGAGAGAGTTCCTCATAAAGCATGAGTGGGCAACCAACATCCTGAGGGAGGCCGTGGATTACTCAGGAGCATTTCTTGAAAACTACATAAGAGGAGAACTGGATCATCTGACGATAAAAGATATGCTCACTCTGAGTCCAAAGTATTGTGCCTCCCTACCGGACGAGTACGTGAGCAGCACGCAGACTCTTGCTGCACTCATGAAAAAGCTCGGATATGTCGAAAACAGCCTTAAAAAGTCAGATGTGTTTAACTTCGATTTGATTTCTGAAGTGCATCCCCAAAGAGAACATTACTCCGTATGGAAAAACGGGAAAACGGAAAAATAA
- a CDS encoding response regulator, with amino-acid sequence MKKVLLIADDDSMVQDVLKIMLSDRYEIILASNGKEAVELYKKLKPDIVLMDIVMPGMDGIEATKMIKHIDPDAKVLAITAYASHKGDKMLEAGAVDVIGKPLKKMDLVEKIEKYINSP; translated from the coding sequence ATGAAAAAAGTGTTATTAATAGCCGACGATGATTCAATGGTTCAGGATGTTCTAAAAATCATGCTCTCAGACCGCTACGAGATAATTCTTGCATCAAACGGAAAAGAAGCGGTTGAACTGTACAAAAAACTGAAGCCAGATATCGTTCTAATGGATATCGTTATGCCAGGTATGGACGGTATTGAGGCCACAAAAATGATTAAACACATCGATCCTGATGCCAAGGTTCTCGCAATTACTGCCTACGCATCCCATAAGGGTGATAAAATGCTGGAAGCGGGTGCTGTGGACGTCATTGGCAAACCCCTGAAGAAAATGGACCTTGTAGAGAAAATCGAAAAGTACATCAATTCTCCATAA
- the comD gene encoding sulfopyruvate decarboxylase subunit alpha gives MIEDEVIDRIKSAGITHTLFLPCERIKLLISKLQDNFKSVPLSREEEGVGISAGLYLAGQKPLMVIQSSGFGNMVNALLSLTETYRLPLPILISWRGVFGEKIDAQKPMGRKIRSMLNALGIHYTVFDGNNSEDIENTISTAYEENKITAILLRPDVWSMGEDLAFEPRSFETRKFEVPGGKARYTRYELIQGMKEFLEGKIVVSNIGYPSRELYHVIDQPSNFYMLGSMGLATSIALGINLTGKEVISIDGDGSILMNPSTIFTAGLLSEEGLKVIAIDNSAYGSTGNQTTATIRADLSLLGISAGLETFRTVTPDQITLHASRPESMFIHALAKPGNARVGTIPLSPEEIRDRFMEAIK, from the coding sequence ATGATCGAGGATGAGGTCATAGATAGAATTAAGTCTGCCGGTATCACCCACACTCTGTTTCTGCCATGTGAAAGAATAAAACTTCTGATTTCAAAGCTTCAGGATAATTTCAAATCCGTTCCCCTTTCGAGAGAGGAAGAAGGTGTGGGAATCTCAGCGGGACTCTATCTCGCAGGTCAGAAACCGCTGATGGTTATTCAGTCTTCAGGATTCGGAAACATGGTAAATGCTCTTTTAAGCCTTACAGAAACTTACAGACTTCCACTCCCGATACTCATAAGCTGGAGAGGTGTGTTCGGTGAGAAAATTGACGCACAAAAACCCATGGGCAGAAAAATCAGGAGCATGCTGAATGCACTCGGCATCCATTATACTGTTTTCGATGGCAACAACTCTGAAGACATTGAAAACACAATCTCCACAGCTTACGAGGAAAATAAGATTACAGCAATTCTGCTCAGACCGGATGTCTGGAGCATGGGTGAAGACCTTGCTTTTGAACCGAGAAGTTTCGAAACCAGGAAATTCGAAGTGCCTGGAGGAAAAGCCAGATACACCAGATACGAACTGATACAGGGAATGAAAGAGTTTCTGGAGGGAAAGATAGTTGTTTCAAACATAGGATATCCAAGCAGAGAGCTATACCATGTGATTGACCAGCCCTCGAACTTTTACATGCTCGGCAGCATGGGTCTTGCAACTTCAATAGCCCTCGGGATAAACCTGACAGGCAAAGAGGTGATATCCATTGACGGAGACGGCTCGATTCTGATGAATCCCTCAACGATATTCACCGCAGGGCTCCTTTCAGAGGAGGGGTTGAAGGTGATAGCAATTGATAATTCTGCATACGGTAGCACGGGAAACCAGACCACCGCCACGATCAGGGCAGATCTTTCGCTCCTCGGAATTTCGGCTGGACTCGAAACATTCAGAACCGTAACGCCCGATCAAATCACCTTACATGCCTCCAGACCGGAATCCATGTTTATTCATGCTCTTGCAAAACCCGGAAACGCCAGAGTTGGGACAATTCCACTCAGCCCTGAGGAGATACGGGACAGATTCATGGAGGCGATAAAGTGA